Proteins co-encoded in one Armatimonadota bacterium genomic window:
- a CDS encoding (2Fe-2S)-binding protein — MKVTITTNGVTATHDVEPRLLLVHYIRDVLGLTGTHIGCDTTSCGACTILLNGQAVKSCTVLAVQADGGTIQTVEGLARDGQLHPLQEAFWEEHGLQCGFCTPGMLMTALQLLERYPDPTEDQIRHGLEGNLCRCTGYQHIVNAIMSAARKMAGQPARAAAGGGR; from the coding sequence GTGAAGGTGACCATCACGACCAACGGGGTCACCGCCACCCACGACGTCGAGCCCCGGCTGCTGCTGGTGCACTACATCCGTGACGTGCTGGGCCTGACCGGCACGCACATCGGGTGCGACACCACCAGCTGCGGCGCGTGCACCATCCTCCTCAACGGGCAGGCGGTCAAGTCGTGCACGGTCCTGGCCGTCCAGGCCGATGGCGGGACGATTCAGACCGTGGAAGGCCTCGCCAGAGACGGGCAGCTCCACCCACTCCAGGAGGCCTTCTGGGAAGAGCACGGGCTGCAGTGCGGGTTCTGCACCCCCGGCATGCTCATGACCGCGCTCCAGCTCCTCGAGCGCTACCCCGACCCGACCGAGGACCAGATCCGCCACGGCCTCGAGGGCAACCTGTGTCGGTGCACCGGCTACCAGCACATCGTCAACGCCATCATGAGCGCGGCGCGCAAGATGGCGGGGCAGCCCGCCCGCGCGGCTGCCGGTGGGGGGAGGTGA
- a CDS encoding acetate--CoA ligase — protein sequence MSTQSAARIVWTPDPARARASRLARLIARAGAPDYDALYRRSVEDPAWFWQLVVEDLGLEWFRPYTQVLDTSQGVPWARWFVGGQANLTWNCLDRHVRAGRGDRPALVYEGDDGTVRTLTYEELLEEVCRLAFALRGLGIGRGDVAGVFLPMIPEAVIATLALSRIGAIYIPCFSGFAAPAVATRLADGGATLLVTADGFVRRGQVVPMKETADAAAAELPGLRHVVVVRHLGRDVPWTAGRDRWWHELTRTYPRACPPEPVDSEAPFMIIYTSGTTGRPKGCVHVHMGFPLKGAMDMAYCFDVGQDDRVFWYTDLGWMMGPWLILGTLLLGGTMVLFDGTPDHPTPARLWQLVERHRVTVLGISPTAIRALMRHGPQPPHQHDLSSLRILGSTGEPWNPEPWLWYFEHVGRSRLPIMNYSGGTEISGGILCCDLLHPQAPTAFTGPIPGMAADVYDEQGRPVRGAVGELVLTQPWPGMTRGFWRDPQRYLDTYWSRWPGVWVHGDWVRVDDDGFWYILGRSDDTLNVAGKRIGPAEVESALTAHPAVAEAAAIGIPHPIKGEAIACFVVLRPGHAPDDALRDALRQTAAAQLGKALAPEEIHFVRDLPKTRNAKVMRRVIRARYLGRDPGDLSSLENPQAVEEIPQGGRPADVAGGPPAR from the coding sequence ATGTCGACCCAGTCCGCGGCCCGCATCGTCTGGACGCCGGACCCTGCCCGGGCCCGGGCCAGCCGCCTGGCGCGCCTGATCGCCCGCGCGGGCGCCCCTGACTACGACGCCCTCTACCGCCGATCGGTCGAGGACCCGGCGTGGTTCTGGCAGCTCGTGGTGGAGGACCTGGGCCTGGAGTGGTTCCGCCCCTACACGCAGGTGCTCGACACCAGCCAGGGCGTTCCGTGGGCCCGCTGGTTCGTCGGCGGCCAGGCCAACCTGACCTGGAACTGTCTGGACCGGCACGTGCGCGCCGGGCGCGGCGACCGCCCCGCGCTCGTCTACGAAGGCGACGACGGCACCGTGCGGACGCTGACCTACGAAGAGCTGCTCGAGGAGGTCTGCCGGCTGGCGTTCGCCCTGCGCGGGCTGGGCATCGGCCGGGGCGACGTGGCGGGCGTCTTCCTCCCCATGATCCCCGAGGCGGTCATCGCCACGCTGGCGCTGTCGCGCATCGGCGCCATCTACATCCCGTGCTTCTCGGGGTTTGCGGCCCCCGCAGTGGCCACGCGCCTGGCCGACGGCGGCGCCACGCTGCTGGTCACCGCCGACGGCTTTGTGCGGCGCGGGCAGGTCGTGCCGATGAAGGAAACGGCAGACGCGGCCGCGGCCGAACTGCCCGGGCTACGCCACGTGGTGGTCGTGCGGCACCTGGGCCGCGACGTGCCCTGGACCGCAGGGCGCGACCGCTGGTGGCACGAGCTGACCCGCACCTACCCGCGCGCGTGCCCGCCCGAGCCCGTGGACAGCGAAGCGCCGTTCATGATCATCTACACCTCGGGCACCACGGGACGGCCCAAGGGATGCGTGCACGTCCACATGGGCTTCCCCCTCAAGGGCGCCATGGACATGGCCTACTGCTTCGACGTGGGCCAGGACGACCGGGTCTTCTGGTACACCGACCTGGGATGGATGATGGGGCCCTGGCTGATCCTGGGCACGCTGCTGCTGGGAGGCACCATGGTGCTCTTCGACGGCACGCCCGACCACCCCACGCCGGCTCGGCTCTGGCAGCTCGTCGAGCGCCACCGCGTCACCGTGCTGGGGATCTCCCCCACGGCGATCCGGGCGCTCATGCGGCACGGCCCACAGCCCCCGCATCAGCACGACCTCTCCAGCCTGCGCATCCTGGGGAGCACGGGCGAACCGTGGAACCCCGAACCCTGGCTGTGGTACTTCGAGCACGTGGGGCGCAGCCGGCTGCCGATCATGAACTACTCGGGGGGTACCGAGATCTCGGGCGGGATCCTCTGCTGCGACCTGCTGCATCCGCAGGCACCCACGGCGTTCACCGGGCCGATCCCCGGCATGGCCGCCGACGTCTACGACGAGCAGGGTCGGCCGGTGCGCGGAGCAGTAGGCGAGCTGGTGCTGACGCAACCCTGGCCCGGGATGACCCGGGGGTTCTGGCGCGACCCACAGCGCTACCTCGACACCTACTGGTCGCGGTGGCCCGGGGTCTGGGTGCACGGCGACTGGGTACGCGTCGACGACGACGGCTTCTGGTACATCCTGGGGCGCAGCGACGACACCCTGAACGTGGCGGGCAAGCGCATCGGCCCCGCCGAGGTCGAGTCGGCGCTCACGGCCCATCCGGCCGTGGCCGAAGCGGCGGCCATCGGCATCCCCCACCCGATCAAGGGCGAGGCGATCGCCTGCTTCGTGGTGCTGCGCCCCGGCCACGCGCCGGACGACGCACTGCGCGATGCGCTGCGCCAGACCGCGGCCGCCCAGCTGGGCAAGGCGCTCGCGCCCGAGGAGATCCACTTCGTGCGCGACCTGCCCAAGACGCGCAACGCCAAGGTGATGCGGCGCGTGATCCGGGCCCGGTACCTCGGCCGCGATCCAGGCGACCTGTCGTCGCTGGAGAACCCGCAGGCCGTGGAGGAGATCCCGCAGGGCGGGCGACCGGCAGACGTCGCGGGCGGCCCGCCAGCCCGATGA